Proteins from a single region of Argopecten irradians isolate NY chromosome 7, Ai_NY, whole genome shotgun sequence:
- the LOC138327048 gene encoding melanoma-associated antigen E1-like, translating into MEDLHVSLPDIPVKDLYVSLPDIPVEDLHVSLPDIPVEDLHMSLPDIPMEDLQMSLPDIPVEDLHVSLPDIPVEDLRMSLPDIPVEDLDVSLPDTPVEGLHVSLPDIPVKDLHVSLPDIPVEGLHVSLPDIPVEGLHVSLPDIPVEDLHVSLQDILMEDVHASLPDIQVEDLHVSLPDIPMEDLHVSLPDILMEDVHASLPDIQVEDLHVSLPDIPMEDLRMSLPDIPMEDVHVSLPDIQVEDLHVALPDIPIENLHMSLPDIPMEDLHMSLPDIPVEDLYVSLPDTPVGRSARVLTGHSSGRSAHVLTGHSNGRSAHVLTGHSSGGSARVLTGHSNGRSAHVLTGHSSGGSARVLTGHSNGRSARVLTGHSSGTFVRPLTGHE; encoded by the exons ATGGAAGATCTGCACGTGTCCTTACCGGACATTCCAGTGAAAGATCTGTACGTATCCTTGCCGGACATTCCAGTGGAAGATCTGCACGTGTCCTTACCGGACATTCCAGTGGAAGATCTGCACATGTCCTTACCGGACATTCCAATGGAAGATCTGCAAATGTCCTTACCGGACATTCCAGTGGAAGATCTGCACGTATCCTTGCCGGACATTCCAGTGGAAGATCTGCGCATGTCCTTACCGGACATTCCAGTGGAAGATCTGGACGTGTCCTTACCGGACACTCCAGTGGAAGGTCTGCACGTGTCCTTACCGGACATTCCAGTGAAAGATCTGCACGTATCCTTACCGGACATTCCAGTGGAAGGTCTGCACGTATCCTTACCGGACATTCCAGTGGAAGGTCTGCACGTGTCCTTGCCGGACATTCCAGTGGAAGATCTGCACGTGTCCTTACAGGACATTCTAATGGAAGATGTGCACGCGTCCTTACCGGACATTCAAGTGGAGGATCTGCACGTGTCCTTACCGGACATTCCAATGGAAGATCTGCACGTGTCCTTACCGGACATTCTAATGGAAGATGTGCACGCGTCCTTACCGGACATTCAAGTGGAGGATCTGCACGTGTCCTTACCGGACATTCCAATGGAAGATCTGCGCATGTCCTTACCGGACATTCCAATGGAAGATGTGCACGTGTCCTTACCGGACATTCAAGTGGAGGATCTGCACGTGGCCTTACCGGACATTCCAATAGAAAATCTGCACATGTCCTTACCGGACATTCCAATGGAAGATCTGCACATGTCCTTACCGGACATTCCAGTGGAAGATCTGTACGTGTCCTTACCGGACACTCCAGT TGGAAGATCTGCACGTGTCCTTACCGGACATTCCAGTGGAAGATCTGCACATGTCCTTACCGGACATTCCAATGGAAGATCTGCACATGTCCTTACCGGACATTCAAGTGGAGGATCTGCACGTGTCCTTACCGGACATTCCAATGGAAGATCTGCGCATGTCCTTACCGGACATTCAAGTGGAGGATCTGCACGTGTCCTTACCGGACATTCCAATGGAAGATCTGCTCGTGTCCTTACCGGACATTCCAGTGGAACGTTTGTACGTCCCCTTACCGGACatgaataa
- the LOC138327049 gene encoding melanoma-associated antigen E1-like: MALPDIPMEYLHVVLPDIPVEDLHVSLPDNSVKVLHVSLLDIPVEGLHMSLPDIPVEDLHVSLPDIPVEGLHVSLPDIPVEDMHVSLPDIPVEGLHVSLPDIPVKDLHVSLPDIPVEGLHVSLPDIPVEGLHVSLPDIPVEDLHVSLQDILMEDVHASLPDIPMEDLRMSLPDIPMEDVHVSLPDIPVEDLHVSLQDILMEDLHVSLLDIPMEDLRMSLPDIPMEDVHVSLPDIQVEDLHVSLPDIPV, translated from the coding sequence ATGGCCTTACCGGACATTCCAATGGAATATCTGCACGTGGTTTTACCGGACATTCCAGTGGAAGATTTGCACGTGTCCTTACCGGACAATTCAGTGAAAGTTCTGCACGTGTCCTTACTGGATATTCCGGTGGAAGGTCTGCACATGTCCTTACCGGACATTCCAGTGGAAGATCTGCACGTGTCCTTACCGGACATTCCAGTGGAAGGTCTGCACGTGTCCTTACCGGACATTCCAGTGGAAGATATGCACGTGTCCTTACCGGACATTCCAGTGGAAGGTCTGCACGTGTCCTTACCGGACATTCCAGTGAAAGATCTGCACGTATCCTTACCGGACATTCCAGTGGAAGGTCTGCACGTATCCTTACCGGACATTCCAGTGGAAGGTCTGCACGTGTCCTTGCCGGACATTCCAGTGGAAGATCTGCACGTGTCCTTACAGGACATTCTAATGGAAGATGTGCACGCGTCCTTACCGGACATTCCAATGGAAGATCTGCGCATGTCCTTACCGGACATTCCAATGGAAGATGTGCACGTGTCCTTACCGGACATTCCAGTGGAAGATCTGCACGTGTCCTTACAGGACATTCTAATGGAGGATCTGCACGTGTCCTTACTGGACATTCCAATGGAAGATCTGCGCATGTCCTTACCGGACATTCCAATGGAAGATGTGCACGTGTCCTTACCGGACATTCAAGTGGAAGATCTGCACGTGTCCTTACCGGACATTCCAGTGTAA